The following proteins are encoded in a genomic region of Oceanispirochaeta sp.:
- a CDS encoding Fic family protein — MGIDDTGKVIGLSSADKLLEEIPNKIQFLLGIICPVDILTKEGKDYLKITVEPHSFPVNYKGPYHYRSGSTKQELRGSALDQFILKKQGKHWDGVPVPGIDIEDLDVRSIEDFRETAVKRQRLADSSLEETHPQFLEKLKLKEKNYYTRAAVLLFARHPEYKISGATVKIGYFQNEADILFQDEVTGDLFSQADQTLDLLMTKYTRAMISYEGTTRLDTPPVPREALREAIHNAIVHKDYGSSIPVQIRVYEDKIRMWNACILPEGWDLSKLTGPHPSDPHNPDIAGAFFRTGKIESWGRGIEKIYHACESIGNPSPVYELELRGMWLEFPFSQEYKDATGNIKGSTDQNTTPKKGITGHDTGHDTRHDTEQVKRLLSSMALDREYTRAELMDELSMNHRETFSENYLKPALKLGYIEMTIPDKPKSKNQRYRVCYKKQLGDSEK; from the coding sequence ATAGGTATTGATGATACGGGGAAAGTCATCGGACTGTCTTCGGCGGATAAACTTCTTGAAGAAATTCCCAATAAGATTCAATTCTTACTTGGTATTATCTGCCCCGTCGATATCCTGACTAAAGAAGGGAAGGACTATTTAAAGATAACTGTTGAACCCCATTCTTTTCCCGTCAATTACAAAGGGCCGTACCACTACAGAAGCGGTAGTACAAAGCAGGAGCTGAGAGGGTCTGCCCTGGATCAGTTTATTTTAAAAAAGCAGGGGAAACACTGGGATGGAGTCCCTGTTCCGGGAATTGACATAGAAGACCTGGATGTCCGGAGTATTGAAGACTTTCGTGAGACTGCTGTAAAGAGGCAGCGACTGGCTGACTCCAGCCTTGAAGAAACACACCCTCAGTTCTTAGAGAAACTGAAACTCAAAGAGAAGAATTACTACACCAGAGCTGCTGTTCTACTATTTGCACGGCATCCTGAGTATAAAATAAGCGGAGCTACTGTTAAAATCGGCTATTTTCAGAATGAAGCTGATATCCTGTTTCAGGATGAAGTGACGGGTGATTTATTTTCGCAGGCGGATCAAACCCTTGATCTTCTGATGACGAAATATACAAGAGCCATGATTTCCTATGAAGGAACAACCAGGCTGGATACTCCACCGGTCCCCAGAGAGGCCCTGCGTGAAGCTATTCACAATGCCATTGTCCATAAAGATTATGGAAGTTCAATTCCTGTTCAGATTCGTGTATATGAAGATAAAATCAGAATGTGGAATGCCTGCATTCTTCCCGAGGGATGGGATTTGTCAAAGCTTACCGGTCCACATCCTTCAGATCCTCATAATCCGGATATTGCCGGAGCATTTTTCAGAACTGGTAAAATAGAGTCATGGGGAAGGGGAATTGAAAAAATATATCATGCTTGTGAGTCTATCGGAAATCCTTCACCTGTTTATGAGCTAGAACTGAGAGGGATGTGGCTTGAATTCCCTTTCTCTCAAGAGTATAAGGACGCTACCGGGAATATTAAAGGTTCAACCGATCAGAACACTACCCCTAAAAAAGGAATAACCGGACATGATACCGGACATGATACCAGACATGATACCGAGCAAGTGAAACGGCTTCTTTCTTCAATGGCCCTGGATAGGGAATATACAAGAGCGGAATTAATGGATGAATTATCCATGAATCATCGGGAAACATTTTCTGAGAACTATCTAAAACCAGCTCTAAAACTCGGTTATATAGAAATGACAATTCCGGACAAACC